Genomic DNA from Candidatus Brocadia sp.:
CCGTTTGCCTTTTCCCATAACAAGATGTCCGATTGTGAAAGGGTATAATCAGGATTTCGCTCCGCCTTGTCTGTTATATCGATGACAATAGCAGGACCGACCAGTTGTTCAAAAGGAATTTGATCAACTGAAGGTTGGTTTAGTTCAAAATGGTTGGGTGCATCGATATGCGTTCCCAGGTGTTCCGGTGTACTGTACCTGCCGGAAAATACCATATCCTTTTTGATATTGGCAATGACCTCGAACTTAAATGGGGTATAGTTCCCTACCGGCCAGTAGGCATTCTTTTCATTCAGGGGATAGGTCAAGTCAATAACCGCTGCCTTACCTTCCATGACATCTTCAAGTATGCCTGCCCATAAGCATGGTCCTTGTAAAAAGAATATTGTCCCCAACATAACCACTTTCAGAAATATTTTCATCCTGCTATTCTCCTTTTCATTATTAACTGCGTATCGATAAAAACTCGTATGGCGTTTCATGAAAATGCAT
This window encodes:
- a CDS encoding cyclase family protein, which produces MKIFLKVVMLGTIFFLQGPCLWAGILEDVMEGKAAVIDLTYPLNEKNAYWPVGNYTPFKFEVIANIKKDMVFSGRYSTPEHLGTHIDAPNHFELNQPSVDQIPFEQLVGPAIVIDITDKAERNPDYTLSQSDILLWEKANGQIPHGSIVLLHTGWSKRWNSFEDYKNKDNNGWMHFPGYSKEATGFLVEKRHIKGVGIDTLSGDCGNCSDFPVHHSINGAGKFILENVANLDKLPPKGAMLIIAPIKIEGGSGGQCRIWAILPK